One genomic window of Xanthobacter dioxanivorans includes the following:
- a CDS encoding ATP-binding protein: MSSLKRRLVLILLAATGVIWLCATGWIYASSRSELEHVLDTRLQEAARMVHSLVAGGNIAAAEAVAQAANPPEAGYERQLSCQIWSLDGRLVAKSGGAPEEALAGPAEGFSERTVNGEPWRVYTILDPDKGVRVMVGDRIGLRDRLVRDLVTGLLAPVILVVPLLGLLIWISVGRGLAPLNAVAGDIAARDGEDMRPVAPAAAPAEIRPLLEAINGLFAKVEAARRQERDVTAFAAHELRTPLAGLKTQAQIALAAHDAPTREGALRQILVSVDRTTRLVRQLLALAKLEGTPSPPLEASGETEAGALLRDIVRQTAKPATAHVVVDDALDAVMLKGDHEALHLMLRNLHENAVEHTVEHMDGGGTIAWRPCAGGLCVEDEGPGIPEDELPLVTRRFYRGRTRSGAGSGLGLTIATMAAARAGARLTLENRRDRGGLRASIVWQRGAA, from the coding sequence ATGAGCTCGCTCAAGCGCAGGCTGGTGCTGATCCTGCTGGCGGCGACGGGCGTCATCTGGCTGTGCGCCACCGGCTGGATCTACGCCTCCAGCCGCAGCGAGCTGGAGCATGTGCTGGATACCCGCCTGCAGGAGGCGGCGCGCATGGTCCATTCGCTGGTGGCCGGCGGCAACATCGCGGCCGCCGAGGCCGTCGCGCAGGCCGCGAATCCGCCCGAGGCGGGATACGAGCGCCAACTCTCGTGCCAGATCTGGTCGCTGGACGGGCGCCTCGTCGCGAAATCCGGCGGCGCGCCGGAGGAGGCGCTGGCGGGTCCCGCGGAAGGCTTCTCTGAGCGCACGGTGAACGGAGAGCCGTGGCGGGTCTATACCATCCTCGATCCGGACAAGGGCGTGCGGGTGATGGTGGGCGACCGCATTGGCCTGCGCGACCGGCTGGTGCGCGATCTGGTGACGGGGCTGCTGGCGCCGGTGATCCTCGTCGTGCCCCTGCTCGGCCTGCTCATCTGGATCAGCGTGGGCCGCGGGCTCGCCCCGCTCAATGCGGTGGCCGGCGACATCGCCGCCCGTGACGGCGAGGACATGCGGCCCGTGGCGCCCGCCGCGGCCCCGGCCGAGATTCGCCCGCTGCTGGAGGCCATCAACGGCCTGTTCGCCAAGGTGGAGGCCGCGCGGCGGCAGGAACGCGACGTGACCGCCTTCGCCGCGCACGAATTGCGCACGCCCCTCGCCGGCCTTAAGACGCAGGCCCAGATCGCGCTGGCGGCGCACGATGCGCCGACGCGCGAGGGCGCGCTCAGGCAGATCCTCGTCTCGGTGGACCGCACCACTCGCCTCGTGCGGCAACTGCTGGCGCTCGCCAAGCTCGAAGGCACACCGTCCCCGCCGCTCGAGGCCTCTGGCGAGACGGAGGCGGGGGCGCTGCTGCGCGACATCGTGCGCCAGACGGCGAAGCCCGCGACGGCGCATGTGGTGGTGGACGACGCCCTCGACGCCGTGATGCTGAAGGGCGACCACGAGGCACTGCACCTGATGCTGCGGAACCTGCACGAGAACGCGGTTGAGCACACCGTCGAACATATGGACGGCGGCGGCACCATCGCCTGGCGCCCGTGCGCCGGCGGGCTGTGTGTGGAGGACGAGGGGCCGGGCATTCCCGAGGATGAACTGCCGCTGGTGACGCGCCGCTTCTATCGGGGCCGCACCCGGAGCGGGGCCGGGAGCGGCCTCGGCCTTACCATCGCCACCATGGCCGCCGCTCGCGCCGGGGCGCGGCTCACGCTGGAAAACCGCCGTGATCGTGGCGGTCTTAGAGCGAGCATCGTATGGCAGCGCGGCGCCGCTTGA
- a CDS encoding DsbA family protein translates to MRRRDFIRIVALTALVPAALAGTRGARAEGVDVNAILRDPAAPTFGNADGDVTIVAFLDYNCPFCKKSAPDLARVVKEDGHIRLVYKDWPVLTEASVYGAQMALAATYQGRYETVHNALMAIPGRRIDEPTMLKAVAGSGVNLDRLMADLKAHIADISALLKRNAAQAESLGLSGTPTYLVGPLLASTLDYASFKRAVAEARRRQTAGE, encoded by the coding sequence ATGCGACGCAGGGACTTCATCCGCATCGTCGCGCTCACGGCGCTCGTGCCGGCCGCGCTGGCGGGCACGCGCGGGGCACGGGCGGAAGGCGTCGACGTCAACGCCATCCTCCGCGACCCGGCCGCGCCCACGTTCGGCAATGCGGACGGCGACGTCACCATCGTCGCTTTCCTCGACTACAACTGCCCCTTCTGCAAGAAATCGGCGCCGGACCTCGCCCGCGTGGTGAAGGAGGACGGGCATATCCGGCTCGTCTACAAGGACTGGCCGGTGCTGACCGAGGCTTCGGTCTACGGCGCGCAGATGGCGCTCGCGGCGACCTACCAGGGGCGCTACGAGACGGTTCATAACGCCCTGATGGCCATCCCCGGCCGCCGCATCGACGAGCCGACCATGCTGAAGGCGGTGGCCGGCTCGGGCGTCAACCTCGACCGGCTGATGGCGGATCTCAAAGCCCACATCGCGGACATCAGCGCGCTCCTGAAGCGCAACGCGGCGCAGGCGGAGTCCCTCGGCCTCAGCGGCACGCCCACCTATCTGGTCGGCCCCCTGCTCGCCTCGACCCTCGACTATGCCAGCTTCAAGCGCGCCGTGGCCGAAGCCCGCCGCCGCCAGACCGCGGGGGAATGA
- a CDS encoding SDR family NAD(P)-dependent oxidoreductase, translating into MMFDLTGKTAIVTGGRDGLGRSMVQTLAGAGCNVVIIDVACDTVAAAQQIEAGSGRIRGIKANLLDRTELRTAFAMAVEMLGGVLDILVTSAGVRYAVPALDHDMERWDRTLELNVSAVFECCQIGGKLMTQRGCGSIINLASIRAFVGSLDAAAYGTSKGAIAAMTRSLSNEWARLGVRVNAIAPGYILTALSAPVAAKADESAEVLKRVPAGRWGTPADLAGLTLLLASDASTYITGTVIPCDGGFLAR; encoded by the coding sequence ATGATGTTTGATCTTACGGGAAAGACAGCGATCGTCACTGGCGGGCGTGACGGTCTTGGTCGATCGATGGTCCAGACACTTGCGGGAGCTGGCTGCAATGTCGTGATCATCGATGTCGCTTGCGATACCGTGGCAGCCGCACAGCAAATCGAAGCGGGCAGTGGCAGGATCCGCGGCATCAAAGCAAATCTGCTCGACCGGACCGAACTGCGCACAGCATTTGCCATGGCGGTAGAAATGCTCGGCGGCGTGCTTGACATTCTGGTAACCAGCGCTGGCGTTCGCTACGCAGTTCCGGCGCTGGACCATGACATGGAGCGTTGGGACCGCACGCTGGAACTAAACGTTTCCGCTGTGTTCGAATGCTGCCAGATCGGCGGCAAGCTGATGACGCAACGGGGCTGCGGAAGCATCATCAATCTTGCATCCATTCGGGCATTCGTCGGATCGCTCGATGCTGCGGCTTACGGTACGAGCAAAGGTGCAATTGCAGCAATGACCCGATCGCTATCAAACGAATGGGCTCGCCTGGGCGTCAGAGTCAATGCGATTGCGCCAGGCTATATCCTTACTGCATTGTCTGCTCCAGTCGCGGCAAAGGCCGACGAGTCGGCCGAAGTCCTGAAGCGAGTGCCAGCCGGCCGCTGGGGTACGCCAGCGGATCTAGCTGGCCTGACACTGCTTCTGGCGTCTGATGCGTCGACTTATATTACCGGTACAGTCATTCCGTGTGACGGTGGCTTCCTCGCGCGTTAA
- a CDS encoding ABC transporter substrate-binding protein produces the protein MKRKTVAFLFAFGALTMSSFAHAAEGPVRIGVLSEMTSILAAQQGPGDVVAVKMAVSDFGGKVLGRTVEVLSADPMSKPDLGALIARKWYDEDNVQVIVGGATSAIALAVQDISRAKGRVQLNTNVGTTELTGKRCSPTSAQWVFDTYALAKVATAEAQKDGKKSWYFIAPDYAFGHSMVKEATGFIDKSGSKVAGVSFYPSGSPDFSSFLLTAQGSKADILGMANSGEDLVNTVKQAYEFGNVAANQKLVALMAFLTNVKAAGAASTKGLTFAEAFYWDQNEKTREFSKRFAKLHNGAPPTSMQAGAYSATLHYLRAVEAAGTLDAVKVMEKMRELPVNDFMTDNAKLREDGSLLRDMYILRVKDPEKVKGEWDLLDVIGKVSGADAFRPLSESECPYIKK, from the coding sequence ATGAAGCGCAAAACGGTAGCATTTCTATTTGCCTTCGGTGCCTTGACGATGTCGTCCTTTGCTCATGCAGCGGAAGGGCCCGTCCGGATCGGCGTCCTCTCTGAAATGACCAGCATCCTGGCTGCCCAGCAGGGCCCGGGGGATGTCGTTGCGGTGAAGATGGCGGTCTCGGATTTCGGCGGCAAGGTTCTCGGGCGTACCGTCGAGGTCCTGTCGGCGGATCCCATGAGCAAGCCCGATCTCGGAGCGCTGATCGCTCGCAAATGGTATGACGAAGACAACGTACAGGTGATCGTCGGCGGTGCCACCTCCGCCATCGCGTTGGCGGTCCAGGACATTTCGCGGGCCAAGGGGCGTGTCCAGCTCAATACCAATGTCGGCACCACCGAGCTCACCGGCAAGCGCTGCTCGCCCACCAGCGCCCAGTGGGTCTTCGACACCTACGCGCTCGCAAAGGTCGCCACCGCGGAGGCCCAGAAGGACGGCAAGAAATCCTGGTATTTTATTGCCCCCGACTATGCTTTTGGGCACTCCATGGTAAAGGAGGCCACGGGCTTCATCGACAAAAGCGGCAGCAAGGTTGCCGGCGTGTCCTTTTATCCCTCCGGCTCGCCGGATTTCTCGTCTTTCCTGCTGACGGCACAAGGATCGAAGGCCGACATTCTGGGCATGGCGAATTCGGGCGAAGACCTCGTGAACACGGTCAAGCAGGCTTATGAGTTCGGCAATGTGGCGGCCAATCAGAAACTGGTCGCGCTCATGGCGTTCCTGACCAATGTCAAGGCGGCCGGCGCGGCGAGCACGAAGGGGCTCACCTTCGCCGAGGCCTTCTATTGGGACCAGAACGAGAAGACGCGGGAATTCTCCAAGCGTTTCGCCAAGCTGCACAATGGAGCCCCGCCCACCAGCATGCAGGCCGGCGCGTATAGTGCCACGCTGCATTATCTTCGCGCCGTCGAAGCGGCCGGCACCCTTGATGCGGTGAAGGTGATGGAGAAGATGCGCGAATTGCCGGTCAACGACTTCATGACCGACAATGCCAAGCTGCGTGAAGACGGATCTCTGCTTCGCGACATGTATATTCTGCGGGTCAAGGATCCGGAGAAGGTCAAGGGTGAATGGGATCTTCTTGACGTGATCGGCAAGGTGTCCGGTGCCGATGCCTTCCGGCCCCTCTCCGAGAGCGAGTGTCCCTACATCAAGAAATGA
- a CDS encoding LysR family transcriptional regulator → MDLRQLRTFVHVAELKSFTKAASLLNISQPALSRQMRLLEEELGTKLLHRTGRGIWVTNDGLALLERCTALLNEFESIRVDFSSSAKMAMVSGTVGVGIPVPASRILTDLVANDRASRMPGVSLRVVEGFSALIHEWLISGSIDLAILYGPKVHRVLDREVVLVEKLFAIMQATDENRARKAISLAELSSRPLIVPHEPHVIRDLLDMRAGRTPQLMQVDSITLMVGLARAGRGSALLPRGGVAEAIDAGYVVAVPIEEDLSWDVSICYSNLRPLTEAAQLTMRIIREEMVRLVKHGHWPDAVLR, encoded by the coding sequence ATGGACCTTCGCCAGTTACGTACATTCGTTCACGTCGCCGAACTCAAGAGTTTTACGAAGGCCGCGTCGCTGCTGAATATTTCGCAGCCGGCGCTGAGCCGGCAGATGCGGCTTCTGGAAGAGGAGCTCGGCACCAAGCTCCTGCATCGCACCGGACGCGGCATCTGGGTGACCAACGACGGGCTCGCCCTTCTCGAACGGTGCACCGCCCTTCTGAACGAGTTCGAGAGCATCCGCGTCGATTTTTCGTCGAGCGCGAAGATGGCGATGGTGAGCGGGACGGTGGGCGTCGGCATCCCGGTTCCGGCATCGCGCATTCTGACCGACCTCGTCGCCAATGATCGCGCATCGAGAATGCCCGGCGTGTCATTGCGCGTGGTCGAAGGCTTCAGCGCTCTGATCCATGAATGGCTCATCAGCGGCAGCATCGACTTAGCCATTCTCTATGGCCCCAAGGTGCACCGGGTGCTGGACCGGGAGGTCGTGCTGGTCGAGAAGCTGTTCGCCATCATGCAGGCGACGGATGAAAATCGCGCCCGCAAGGCGATCTCGCTGGCCGAGCTGAGCTCAAGGCCTTTGATCGTGCCACACGAGCCGCATGTGATCCGCGACCTGCTCGACATGAGGGCCGGAAGGACGCCGCAGCTCATGCAGGTGGATTCCATCACCCTCATGGTGGGCCTCGCGCGTGCGGGGAGGGGAAGCGCCCTCCTGCCGCGGGGCGGCGTCGCCGAAGCCATCGATGCGGGATACGTGGTCGCCGTGCCCATCGAGGAAGATCTGAGCTGGGACGTCTCGATCTGCTATTCCAACCTGCGCCCGCTGACCGAAGCCGCCCAACTCACGATGCGCATCATCCGTGAGGAAATGGTGCGGCTCGTCAAGCATGGCCATTGGCCGGACGCGGTCTTGAGGTGA
- a CDS encoding LLM class flavin-dependent oxidoreductase: MEFGILFTSHPNVDIEPYPHRGVHARVTSQIIAADALGYDCAWLAEHHFSNKYGIMPDVNVYMGYLAGLTKTIKLGAGIVTLPLNNPVRVVENAALLDILTNGRVSIGFGSGYRPYEFEGLGVPFEERRDIMEEALPLMLDLFTNQRATHKGKYFNITIPEGFEIFPQSIQQPYPPLYLAAATDRSLATAGEMGFGLMLSSLTPIADLAKDVAKYKEALERAPDHLRRNVAFGDIDVARWVYVAETDAQAKRDSEAGILRHFAAFDGKQTVGYLGTTRAKSGEVQQTTYDNINETTIIHGSPATVRDRIKDLHDKTGFTSMMLHFPPYYGSENTMKSLELFAKEVMPALRQTKQAAAE, from the coding sequence ATGGAATTTGGCATTCTCTTCACCTCGCATCCCAATGTCGATATCGAGCCGTATCCGCATCGCGGTGTCCATGCGCGGGTGACCAGCCAGATCATCGCGGCCGACGCGCTGGGCTATGATTGCGCTTGGCTTGCGGAGCATCACTTCAGCAACAAATACGGCATCATGCCCGATGTGAACGTATATATGGGCTATCTCGCCGGCCTGACCAAGACCATCAAGCTCGGCGCCGGCATCGTCACGCTGCCGCTCAACAATCCGGTGCGCGTCGTCGAGAATGCGGCTCTGCTCGACATTCTCACCAATGGCCGCGTCTCCATCGGCTTCGGGTCGGGCTACCGCCCCTACGAGTTCGAGGGATTGGGCGTTCCCTTCGAGGAGCGCCGCGACATCATGGAGGAAGCGCTGCCGCTGATGCTGGACCTGTTCACCAACCAGCGCGCGACGCACAAGGGCAAGTATTTCAACATCACGATTCCGGAAGGGTTTGAGATCTTTCCGCAGTCGATCCAGCAGCCCTATCCCCCGCTCTATCTTGCCGCGGCAACCGACCGGTCGCTGGCGACCGCCGGCGAGATGGGCTTTGGGCTCATGCTGTCGTCGCTGACGCCGATCGCCGACTTGGCGAAGGACGTGGCGAAATACAAGGAGGCTCTGGAGCGGGCGCCCGATCATCTGCGTAGGAACGTCGCCTTCGGGGACATCGATGTCGCGCGCTGGGTCTATGTGGCCGAGACCGACGCGCAGGCCAAGCGCGACAGCGAGGCCGGCATTCTCCGGCACTTTGCCGCCTTCGACGGCAAGCAGACCGTGGGCTATCTTGGCACGACGCGCGCCAAGAGCGGAGAAGTCCAGCAGACCACGTACGACAATATCAACGAGACCACGATCATCCACGGCTCGCCCGCAACCGTGCGTGATCGGATCAAGGATCTGCACGACAAGACCGGGTTTACATCGATGATGCTGCACTTCCCGCCCTATTATGGCAGCGAGAACACGATGAAGTCGCTCGAGCTCTTCGCCAAGGAGGTCATGCCCGCCCTGAGGCAAACCAAGCAGGCGGCCGCCGAGTGA
- a CDS encoding response regulator — translation MRILVVEDDPVLMDGLKVGLGLAGATVDHATTCADARAALEAARFDAVVLDVMLPDGSGLDMLAGLRARGDATPVLLLTALDEAPDRVRGLDGGADDYLGKPFDLDELSARVRAIARRGHGRAGPLLKVGALVLDPATLAATLDGKSIALSRREFAVLSTLMERPGVIRSRMEIEERLYGWQEEVESNAVEVHIHNLRAKVGRETIETVRGLGYRVRGPA, via the coding sequence ATGCGCATACTGGTCGTCGAAGACGATCCGGTCCTGATGGACGGCCTCAAGGTGGGGCTCGGCCTCGCCGGGGCGACGGTGGACCATGCGACGACCTGCGCGGATGCGCGAGCGGCGCTCGAGGCCGCCCGCTTCGATGCGGTGGTGCTCGACGTGATGCTCCCGGACGGCTCCGGCCTCGACATGCTCGCTGGCCTGCGCGCGCGGGGCGATGCGACGCCTGTCCTCCTGCTGACCGCGCTCGACGAGGCGCCGGACCGGGTGCGCGGCCTCGACGGCGGCGCCGACGACTATCTCGGCAAGCCCTTCGACCTCGACGAACTCAGCGCCCGCGTGCGCGCCATCGCCCGCCGTGGCCACGGCCGGGCCGGCCCCCTGCTCAAGGTGGGCGCGCTGGTGCTCGATCCCGCCACCCTCGCGGCGACGCTGGACGGGAAGTCCATCGCCCTGTCGCGGCGGGAATTCGCGGTGCTCTCCACGCTCATGGAGCGGCCCGGGGTGATCCGCTCCCGCATGGAGATCGAGGAGCGGCTCTACGGCTGGCAGGAGGAGGTGGAGAGCAACGCCGTGGAGGTGCACATCCACAACCTTCGGGCCAAGGTCGGCCGCGAGACCATCGAGACCGTGCGTGGCCTCGGCTATCGCGTCAGGGGGCCGGCATGA
- a CDS encoding NADPH-dependent FMN reductase codes for MIGHPKYIMGIGGTLRINSSTELAVRRVLKHASDLGAKTEMFAGADLAFPFYDPSAALPAAASPLISALRRADAVVIGSPGYHGSVSGLIKNALDYVEATAGDALPYFTGRPVACLATGAGWQGANTTLGVLRSIVHALRGWPTPLGAALNSQVKLFTVEGECLLPEVDSQLQIMAGQLMEFQGAPRAPLPAPAKGGSVMA; via the coding sequence ATGATCGGTCATCCCAAATACATCATGGGCATAGGCGGAACGCTTCGCATCAATTCTTCGACGGAACTTGCCGTCAGGCGCGTGCTGAAGCATGCGTCCGATCTCGGTGCCAAGACGGAGATGTTCGCCGGAGCGGATCTCGCCTTTCCGTTCTATGATCCCAGCGCCGCTCTGCCTGCCGCGGCCTCGCCCCTGATCAGCGCGCTCCGCAGGGCCGATGCCGTCGTCATCGGCTCGCCGGGATATCACGGCAGCGTTTCCGGGCTCATCAAGAACGCGCTGGACTACGTGGAAGCAACGGCTGGCGATGCGCTGCCTTATTTTACCGGGCGCCCGGTCGCCTGCCTGGCAACGGGAGCGGGCTGGCAGGGCGCAAACACGACCTTGGGCGTTCTCCGCAGCATCGTGCACGCGCTGCGCGGCTGGCCGACGCCTCTGGGCGCCGCGCTGAACTCGCAGGTCAAGCTTTTCACAGTGGAGGGCGAATGCCTCCTGCCGGAGGTCGACAGCCAATTGCAGATCATGGCGGGCCAGTTGATGGAATTCCAGGGCGCCCCGCGGGCTCCTCTGCCGGCGCCGGCCAAAGGCGGAAGCGTCATGGCATGA
- the dsbD gene encoding protein-disulfide reductase DsbD: MVANTPRFLLLPLRRTRAVLVLAVLSAIGATPALAQGRILKADEAFTVSATRGTDGGLSLSWRIAPGTYLYRESLKAGMGGASVPLALPPGEQKDDPNFGPVEIYHRSVTAEATGLPTTGALDVTFQGCAEQGVCYPAVTRRVDLSTLAVSAARPPSEASNPGAPVGEARGAAPQGTAASPPEPAATPEAPAQPAQPAAMDALFQRGLLPLLGAFFGLGLLLAFTPCVFPMLPILSGILAGGGAKPTPARGLALSGAYGLAMAAAYGVLGMTVAWTGANLQAALQTPWAIGLMAAVFVVLAGAMFGLIDLAVPSALMARLPSGGRGSISGAAGLGFASALVVGPCVTPPLAAAMLYAAQTGDAARGASALFMLGLGMATPLVAVGAFGAQILPRSGRWLVATKQGCGVLFLAIAAWLAARVLPDAAGLALYGLLAIGLGVFAGGFDALASDADAGRRIGKTTGIAAVASGLLLLVGAAGGANDPLRPLGFLAAPARSATAESREVRVSSPAALTQALAARQDGRPTLVSFTADWCTVCKSNETAMAAPAAAARLSGLDRIAVDVTRYGDGAQALMGRYAVIGPPTLFLLDPTGREVPGSRRVGALTLADIDHLAIQAGL, encoded by the coding sequence ATGGTCGCGAACACGCCACGCTTTCTCCTGCTGCCCCTCCGCCGCACGCGCGCCGTTCTGGTGTTGGCCGTGCTGTCGGCCATCGGTGCTACCCCCGCGCTGGCGCAGGGCCGCATCCTGAAGGCGGACGAGGCCTTCACCGTCTCGGCAACACGAGGGACGGACGGCGGCCTGTCCCTGAGCTGGCGCATCGCGCCGGGCACCTATCTCTATCGCGAGAGCCTGAAGGCCGGGATGGGGGGCGCATCCGTCCCCCTCGCCTTGCCGCCGGGCGAGCAGAAGGACGATCCGAATTTCGGGCCGGTGGAAATCTATCACCGCTCGGTGACGGCCGAGGCCACCGGCCTGCCGACCACGGGGGCACTGGACGTCACTTTCCAGGGCTGCGCCGAGCAAGGCGTCTGCTACCCCGCCGTGACACGGCGGGTGGATCTTTCAACCCTTGCCGTCAGCGCTGCCCGACCGCCGTCCGAAGCCTCGAACCCCGGCGCGCCGGTGGGCGAGGCGCGGGGAGCGGCACCGCAGGGGACCGCCGCCTCCCCACCCGAGCCCGCCGCGACGCCAGAGGCTCCAGCCCAGCCCGCGCAGCCGGCCGCCATGGATGCGCTCTTCCAAAGAGGCCTGCTGCCCCTGCTCGGGGCCTTCTTCGGCCTCGGCCTGCTGCTCGCCTTCACGCCCTGCGTCTTCCCCATGCTGCCGATCCTCTCGGGCATCCTCGCCGGTGGCGGCGCGAAGCCGACACCGGCCCGCGGCCTCGCCTTGTCCGGCGCCTATGGCCTTGCCATGGCTGCGGCCTATGGCGTGCTCGGCATGACCGTCGCCTGGACCGGCGCGAATCTTCAGGCGGCTCTGCAGACGCCATGGGCCATCGGCCTGATGGCCGCCGTGTTCGTCGTGCTGGCCGGCGCCATGTTCGGTCTCATCGATCTCGCCGTGCCCTCCGCGCTGATGGCGCGGCTGCCGTCGGGCGGGCGCGGCTCCATCTCGGGGGCGGCGGGGCTCGGCTTCGCTTCGGCGCTGGTGGTGGGGCCGTGCGTGACGCCGCCGCTCGCCGCCGCCATGCTCTATGCGGCGCAGACGGGCGATGCCGCGCGCGGCGCCTCCGCCCTGTTCATGCTGGGCCTCGGCATGGCGACGCCGCTGGTGGCGGTGGGGGCATTCGGCGCACAGATCCTGCCCCGCTCGGGACGCTGGCTTGTCGCCACCAAGCAGGGCTGCGGCGTGCTCTTCCTCGCCATCGCCGCATGGCTCGCGGCGCGCGTGCTGCCCGACGCCGCCGGCCTTGCCCTCTACGGCCTTCTCGCCATCGGCCTCGGCGTGTTCGCAGGCGGCTTCGATGCGCTGGCCTCCGACGCCGATGCCGGCCGCCGGATCGGCAAGACGACAGGCATCGCCGCCGTGGCGAGCGGGCTCCTGCTGCTGGTCGGCGCCGCCGGCGGCGCGAACGACCCGCTGCGCCCCCTCGGCTTCCTCGCCGCGCCGGCCCGCTCAGCCACCGCGGAATCGCGGGAGGTGCGGGTGTCATCTCCCGCGGCGCTGACGCAGGCGCTCGCCGCCCGTCAGGACGGCCGCCCCACCCTCGTCTCCTTCACCGCCGACTGGTGCACGGTCTGCAAGTCCAACGAGACGGCCATGGCGGCCCCAGCCGCAGCCGCGCGCCTGTCCGGGCTGGATCGGATCGCCGTGGACGTGACCCGGTATGGCGACGGCGCGCAGGCCCTCATGGGCCGCTACGCGGTCATCGGCCCGCCCACCCTCTTCCTCCTCGATCCCACCGGGCGCGAGGTGCCGGGATCGCGCCGCGTGGGCGCGCTGACCCTCGCCGACATCGACCACCTCGCCATTCAAGCGGGCCTCTGA
- a CDS encoding SMP-30/gluconolactonase/LRE family protein, whose amino-acid sequence MRDLLPPAQISRQSIMDVIDITSGLRFPEGPVAMADGSLLVVEIERGTLTRIGEDGGQAVVAQLGGGPNGAAIGPDGHCYVCNNGGFAWVEDAFGLRPHGIAPDYQSGSIQRVDLKTGHVETVYDRCDQEPLNGPNDLVFDAAGGFYFTDFGKIRRRHQDRGAVFYATAGGSMIREVAFPLLTPNGVAISPDETVLYVSETEPARVWAFDLEAPGQIRKRPWPSPNGGRLVAGFGGYERLDSMAIDREGNICVAAIVSNGLFVIAPGGAFRHVKLPGAYATNVCFGGPDLRTAYVTLSSLGRVIAFPWETAGLRPNFFC is encoded by the coding sequence ATGCGCGACCTGTTGCCTCCCGCGCAGATATCGAGGCAATCGATCATGGATGTTATTGACATAACGTCGGGGCTTCGCTTTCCCGAGGGACCGGTGGCCATGGCCGACGGATCGCTGCTTGTCGTCGAGATCGAGCGGGGAACCCTGACACGGATCGGCGAGGACGGCGGGCAGGCCGTCGTCGCCCAGCTTGGGGGCGGGCCGAATGGTGCGGCGATCGGGCCGGATGGGCATTGCTACGTCTGCAACAATGGCGGCTTCGCCTGGGTGGAGGACGCATTCGGGCTGCGCCCGCATGGCATCGCCCCCGATTACCAAAGCGGATCAATTCAACGCGTCGACCTCAAGACGGGTCATGTCGAGACGGTCTATGACCGCTGCGATCAGGAGCCGCTGAACGGTCCCAACGATCTCGTCTTCGATGCGGCCGGCGGCTTCTATTTCACCGATTTCGGCAAGATCCGCCGACGGCACCAGGACCGCGGCGCGGTCTTCTACGCAACGGCAGGCGGCAGCATGATCCGGGAGGTCGCCTTTCCGCTGCTTACGCCGAACGGCGTTGCCATCTCCCCCGACGAGACGGTCCTTTATGTGAGCGAAACCGAGCCGGCCCGCGTGTGGGCTTTCGATCTGGAGGCTCCCGGGCAGATCCGCAAGAGACCGTGGCCCTCACCCAATGGGGGACGCCTCGTCGCGGGTTTCGGTGGCTACGAGCGGCTCGATTCCATGGCCATCGATCGGGAGGGCAATATCTGCGTCGCCGCGATTGTGTCCAATGGCCTGTTCGTGATCGCACCGGGCGGTGCCTTTCGGCACGTGAAGCTTCCCGGCGCCTATGCGACCAATGTCTGCTTCGGCGGCCCCGACCTCAGAACAGCCTACGTGACCTTGTCCAGCCTGGGACGCGTCATTGCGTTTCCGTGGGAGACCGCGGGGTTGCGGCCGAATTTCTTCTGCTGA
- a CDS encoding L,D-transpeptidase, producing the protein MPHVDLLSAANMLSRRSLFTTLILPLALGACVTTQEEMLVKAPRIALTDAARYGALEDNGFRIPAADPDDIKPRNVRQLVNNPTGQEPGTLVVDPRNRFLYLVQENGKALRYGVGVGRAGLEFSGTANVGTKREWPSWRPTDAMIAREPAKYRPWAGGMAGGETNPLGARALYLFKDGKDTLYRIHGTNEPWTIGEAVSSGCIRMMNQDVIDLYRRVPNGTKVVVFPG; encoded by the coding sequence ATGCCGCACGTGGATCTTCTCTCTGCCGCCAACATGCTCTCCCGTCGCAGCCTGTTCACCACCCTAATCCTGCCGCTGGCCCTCGGAGCCTGCGTGACTACGCAGGAGGAGATGCTGGTGAAGGCGCCGCGCATCGCGCTGACCGATGCCGCGCGCTATGGCGCGCTGGAGGACAATGGCTTCCGCATTCCCGCCGCCGATCCCGACGACATCAAGCCACGCAATGTCCGCCAATTGGTGAACAACCCTACCGGACAGGAGCCGGGCACGCTGGTGGTCGATCCCCGGAACCGCTTCCTCTATCTCGTGCAGGAGAACGGCAAGGCGCTGCGCTATGGCGTGGGCGTCGGCCGCGCGGGGCTCGAATTCTCCGGCACGGCGAACGTGGGCACGAAGCGCGAATGGCCGAGCTGGCGGCCCACCGACGCCATGATCGCGCGCGAGCCCGCCAAGTACCGGCCCTGGGCCGGTGGAATGGCCGGGGGCGAGACCAATCCCCTCGGCGCCCGCGCCCTCTATTTGTTCAAGGACGGCAAGGATACGCTCTACCGCATCCACGGCACCAACGAGCCCTGGACCATCGGCGAGGCGGTCTCCTCCGGCTGCATCCGCATGATGAACCAGGATGTGATCGACCTTTACCGCCGCGTGCCGAACGGCACGAAGGTGGTGGTGTTCCCCGGCTGA